A genomic stretch from Arachis stenosperma cultivar V10309 chromosome 3, arast.V10309.gnm1.PFL2, whole genome shotgun sequence includes:
- the LOC130965586 gene encoding E3 ubiquitin-protein ligase ATL9-like, which yields MVYSTVKHLKTGHSVSLQCAVCLIEFKDMDKLRLLPKCSHVFHPECIDVWLASHVTCPVCRAKMKSENMEFKVEIQELEGSANHVFDEMSGRTGDVSCDGNEGGVGEGVDEVVGKCNGTSKVRAFGLLVRSHSTGHSLVEPGKSLERFTLRLPEELRKQILEANHKCSGGSGGMKRSASYDIILQSEVGEGSSSNKGSKNSRWVLSMTPPFVFRGWSHFCTFSGLVPPNECSTCSGIPRLWGSSAAREEKGCEGRERVCNWYDENSKNEGCEI from the coding sequence ATGGTTTATTCCACCGTGAAGCACCTCAAAACGGGTCACAGTGTGTCGCTTCAGTGCGCTGTGTGCTTGATCGAGTTCAAGGACATGGACAAGCTCAGACTTTTGCCCAAGTGCAGTCACGTGTTTCACCCTGAGTGCATCGACGTGTGGCTCGCCTCGCACGTGACTTGTCCTGTCTGCAGGGCCAAGATGAAGTCGGAAAACATGGAGTTCAAGGTTGAGATTCAGGAGTTAGAGGGAAGTGCCAACCATGTGTTCGATGAAATGTCTGGGAGAACGGGTGATGTTTCTTGTGATGGGAACGAAGGTGGGGTTGGTGAGGGAGTTGATGAGGTTGTTGGGAAGTGTAATGGGACCTCAAAGGTGAGAGCTTTTGGGTTGTTAGTGAGGTCGCACTCTACAGGTCACTCTCTTGTGGAACCGGGGAAGAGCTTGGAGAGGTTCACTTTGAGGTTGCCTGAGGAATTGAGGAAGCAAATTCTGGAAGCTAATCATAAGTGTAGTGGTGGTAGTGGTGGGATGAAGCGTTCGGCAAGCTACGACATCATTTTGCAGAGTGAAGTTGGTGAAGGTAGTAGTAGTAATAAGGGGAGTAAGAATAGTAGGTGGGTGCTGTCTATGACACCTCCGTTTGTTTTTCGCGGTTGGAGTCATTTTTGTACTTTTTCTGGTTTGGTACCGCCAAATGAGTGCTCAACATGTTCTGGGATTCCTAGGCTTTGGGGTTCTTCAGCGGCAAGGGAAGAGAAAGGATGTGAAGGGAGAGAGAGGGTTTGCAACTGGTATGATGAAAATTCGAAGAATGAGGGTTGTGAAATTTAG